The sequence TATCTTTCCTTGCTTGATAAATGAAGCCATGGATTACATAGCCAGTTTTATTATATTGATATTCTTTGCCTTCAATTATATTCCCATCAAACGATACTTTCATCAATGAACTTTCATCTACTTCATAAAAACGTATACCAAACGGATAAACATAAAATGACTTTTTATCTTCAGAACGTACAGAGAGATGAGTATACGTATGATCATCTAATTTAAGATAAGATAAAATTTGATAGGCGTTAACTAGGTCTCTTTTCAACTCACTATTTGTTAATAACATAGCTCTTGACTAAAATTTTCTAAAGATTTATACGTGAAAAAAAAAGTTTATTACAAACTAAAAGGTGAACCTACATTAAAATACTAAGCACTTTTACTTGCCTTAGGTGATTAGAGTTTACATTTCTAGATTACATAGTATTTTAACTATAAAAACGACTTTTTATGTAATATTTCATATATTTTAAAGCCTCGTTTTTATGTTATTATAAGTGTAGGTTTTAATATTAAAAATAATATGATAAATATTGACATAAAAAAACAGCTAACAAAATTTTTCATATATATCACTGGTCTTCCAGGAAGTGGTAAACTTTCTACAGCAATAGTATTATCTAGTATGATAAATGCAGTAATTGTAAGTGGACTTGAATATAATCAAACTTCCAAAGAAGCTCGAGATAGAATATATAACACTACACATGTTATGTTTCAGGCAATAGAAGCCTATCCTATTGACTCAAAAAATTATATATTTGTTGATGAATTAATTAAAAATAATGATTACAACATAAGAATATATAACTCAGTAGTAGAATTTAGTAAAAAAATGAGCACAAAAATCCTCCCTATAGTACTTAGGTGCAATCCATTGATATTACAAGAGCGTACTATATCAAAAAAGCAAAGAAAAAATAGGAAGGTTACTAATATAAATAGTATTAAATTTAGGGAGGAAGATTTATTTGTACCACAAAATGTTATAGAGGTAGAAAATTCAAATATGAGTATAAAAGAAGTAGCAGAAGAAATAGTAAGTCAGATGTACAAACTTGGCTGAATTAATAGTGTTTACGCAATAGGCAACGATTTCATATACTGAGGCTCATTTAAATATAGAGCCTCAACTCCATTTAATTTTTGTTTATTTTTTAGTCTATAACGGACTAATAGCCCTGCATGGCTAGCATCCAACTTTGGTAAACTGCAATCCATATATGTAATGCAGTGCGTTTCAGGCTGGAGTTCACTTACTACAGCAGGATTTGATAGCGGTAACAAATTGAAATCAAATAACTGCGTATAAAACTTTTGATCATCTTCGATTATAGCTTTAATATTTTTTTTGCTATTTGCACAAAGTAGCGATATTGCATATGCTTGAGCTTCCAGCGCACTAACCCCATATAACGGCTTATTTGTAGCAAGATTTATACCTTGTGCAGTTGATATACCAACTCTGATTCCAGTAAAACTTCCTGGTCCAACTATTACTGCTAAATGGTCTATTTTATCGTAGCTGTAATTATGCTTACCAAACAAAGTATTCAGTATTTGAAAAAATGATTCTGCATGACTATTGTTTGCAGAATTGCGTTCTACAAAACAATTACCATCGTAATCAATTACTGCTATTGAACTACCAGCACCTACAGTATTAATTGCTAGAATGGACATCACTTAAGCTTATCATAGAGCTTTGTAAACATCATAGTGAACGCACCGTTACCCATAACATTTGCTGAAGTTATTATTGGGTCAAACACTATATACAATGCTGTAATTAATGAAAGCATCTCTGGGGAGAATTTAAGATACTTCTCAAGAACGGGCAACATTACCATAATCCCTCCCGCTGGAACTGCAACAATAGCAAATTTAAATAACAGAAAGTAGAGAAGGAAAGTCACATAGTCTGTTGCAGACAATGCACCACCAAAAGTCATTATCATTGATAGTATTATAATAAAAAAGCAATCACCTACTAAATGAAAGCTAGCGGTTATTGGCACAACAGACGATGCTATATCATGCTGCTTTACATTTTTTTTGCTTCCTTCAAGAGTAAGCGGCATAGCTATATTACTAGACATTGTGCTCATTGCAGTAATAAATGCTGGTATCATATTACCTATACTAGCTATCCAGCTTGTGATCTTGAACGAATTTGCTGCTCCATATAAGAGAAAAACATAAAGGTAGGTTACAGATGATATAATAATAAAAATTATTGAGTAATCCTTAAATATTATGGGTAAAACCTGATCATGTTCCATTTTTAAAGCAAGACCAAGTACAAACATTGGAATAATTGGCGTCAAAAATGTCTTCAAAATAAAGAGAGTTAAATCTAACATTTTGTTCGAGAGCTCTTTGCTTTTTTTTGGTAATATTGTGGACACTAATATGCTTAACACAAATCCACAAGCAAGGGCATAAAAATTAGAAAGCAATGCAGGTATCCTAAATGACCATAAAGGAACAATTGTTTCTTCATATGTTATATCTTGTATTGAATAAGTGTTTTGTGTGATGAAATGCCCAACAGAATAAGCTATTAAACTTGAAGCTAGATTCGACAAGAAAATCGTTATAATAAGTAACAATATAAACTTTATAGCCGACTGCTTAAGATTGTTAACACTACTAAAGATTAATGCAAAAACAATAAAAGGCATTATAAATAGTAAGATCTCTTTTATACTAAGGCTTATTGAATACAAGAAGGTTTTCACTTCCATTGGAACTAGATGACCAAAGAATACAACCGAAGTGATAACAGCAAGTAAGGTTAGTAATTGTAACATATTCTAATATAGCGATACCCTATGGAAATACATATGATAAATTAGCTGCTAAGTAAAGTAAAACTGCCTAGAATATTTGCATTACCTTCTAGTACTTGAATGAGATTTCAAATTACAACGTTTCCACAAAGTATATAATTAACATCCACACCTTTGGTCAAGTTCCATTCACGCTTTATTACATTATATTCCATACCAGTCATATCTTGTAGTGTTACATTGTTCTCTCTTAGATGATTTGCAATTTCTGATGGCTTGAGAAATTTATTCCAATTATGTGTGCCTTTTGGCAGCCAGTTTAATATGTACTCTGCGCCGACTATTGCAAGACAGAAGGATTTAATAGTTCTATTTATCGTCGATATAAAAATTAGCCCTTCTGGCTTCAACAGCTCTATTGCTTTTTTCATGAAAAACTCTAAATTATCGACATGTTCAACCACTTCCATCAACAAAACCACGTCATACTTCTTGTCATTGCTTAGCTCTTCAATGCTAGTGTGTGTGTATTCTATATTTAACCCTACTTTCTTCACGTGCGACTGTGCAACTTTTATGTTTTCCTCACATACATCTATTCCCGCAACGCTAATACCAACACGCGCCATTGACTCTGACAAAATGCCACCACCACAACCAACATCGAGCAATGATAGTTCTTTTAAATCGCATTTTTTTAATTCTTTTATTTTCTCAACGATGTATGATACTCTCACAGGATTCATCATGTGCAATGGCTTGAATTTGCCATTCTCATCCCACCATTCACCTGCTATTTTAGCGAATTTTGATATTTCATCTTCGTTATAAGTTTTTGTGGTTTTTTTCTTGTTAATATTGCTAAGTTTATCAAGGCGTTCTTTATGTCTACTTTCTTTTGAAAATTCTGTTTCGAGGAATTGTTTGACTATGTCTTTTGCTAATCCACTCGCAGTAAACCCTGCACCAAGACAAAGTATATTCGCGTTGCCATGCTCGCGAGCTAATTTTGCGATCTCAACACTATTACATAAAGCAGCGTAGATTCCTTCAAAACGATTTGCCACAGTACTCATGCCCAAACCTGTACCGCAAATTAATATTCCATAATTTGCTTTTTTGTTTGTTATATCTTCTACAACTTCAGCAGCATAGTCAGGGTAGTCTACACTCTTTTGTTCAGCAGTGCAGCCACGGTCTATCACTGTATAATCTAAAGTTTCCAAGTAAGCCTTTATTTCTGATTTTAGTTCATAACCTGCGTGGTCTGAAGCAACTGATATCACATCTGACATATAAGAAATTGCAACTTAAGGGTATTTATATGGGTAATTTATTTTGAGCTTTTTGTCAAGCTCTCCTGATCTTTCTGAATAAATTTCGAGTCAGATATGCATAAATTCTATATAATTTTTATCCTACAACTACTAATTCGGTAAAATGGATCATATAGATATTATAAAGTCAAAATTATTGTTGTCCGACATAGTAGGAAAAAAAGTTAGGTTAATAAAAAGAGGAGATAGTTTTGTTGGACTCTGCCCATTTCATAACGAAAAAACCCCATCTTTTTCGGTCAGCAATGTTAAGGGCTTATATTACTGTTTCGGTTGCTCAGCTCATGGTGATGCGTTTGAGTTTATTTCACAAACTGAGGGCTTAAGCTTTAAAGAAGCATTGGAAAAGCTAGCATCAGTTGCAGGTGTTGAGTTACCTAAAGACCCCAATATTACCAAAGAAAGCGACAAATTGTTTTCAACGCTAGACTTAGCTGCAAGTTGGTTCGCGCAGAAAAATCGAGGTGTTATGGCTTATTTAAGGCAGCGCAAGATCTCACTCAAAATCATAGATAAATTTAGAATAGGTTATGCACCAAGTTCTGGCTTGAAGGAATATTTGAACTCCTCTGGTATTAAAGACGAGATTTTGATCGATGTTGGGTTAATAAATAAGAATTCTCGTGATTATTTCTATGATCGGCTGATATTTCCTATACACAACATCACGGGCAAAGTTATTGGTTTTGGCGGACGTGCGCTGAACTCTGAGCAACAGCCGAAGTATTTAAACAGCCCAGAAAGTCAGCTCTTCAAAAAGAGGGAGAATTTATATGGGCTAAACCTTGCCTTAAGCGAAATACGCAAAAAACAACACATATTTGTTGTTGAAGGGTATATGGATGTAATAGCACTACATCAAGCGGGAATTAGCAATACAGTTGCCCCGCTTGGTACTGCAATTTCTGCAGAGCAGATAAAAAATCTATGGAGATTTGCTAAAGAAATCTCCATCTGTATGGATGGCGATAGTGCTGGACATCGTGCCGCTATTCGAATTGCAGAACTTGTTCTGTCGATACTGGAGCCTGGGTATACATTGAAGTTTGTAACTTTGCCGAGCGATAAAGACCCATACGATATATGCAATGAACTAGAATATAAGACGGAAGATGTACTATCCGCTTTTAACCGCTCAACAGAACTGCACTCTGAATATTTATGGCATCACATAATTGGTAGCAATTTGCAAAATTATGAAAAATTTGCTCCGGAAAAATATTCAATTCTTGAGCACAAATTTATGGAATATGTAAATGCTATCAGTAACATCAGCATTAGAAGGTATTATAGAGATTATTTTTACAATAAGGTCAGTGAATTAAGAAGAAACTTTAAAAAGCTGATTTTTAATAGCAAAACAACAAAAGGTGAGTATCTTTACAATAAATCTCCAGAGCTAATTGAAGCAGAGCAAAATCAGGCCATAATTTTGCGTGTAGCCGTAGAATTTCCTGAAATCTTGAACCGTCCTATATTTTTTGAGCAATTTTCTCATTTCGAATTTACTAATGAGATGAAAAGATTACAACAGTGCGTAATTAATATGGTAACTAGTGAGAGCAACTTTAATAAAGAAATTCTGCTACAGGAGTCTAGTATTATAAAGCTTATATTTGAAAAAACTAGCGTACTAAATAGTCAATTAAGCGAGAAGAGATCGGCAGAAACTGTCTGGAATAACATAGTATTACGGAAAGAATTAAATGTATTACAAGAAGAAAAAATTAAAGCAAGGCTGGGCGGTAATTTTGACTTAGAGGAAAGGCTAATAGAACAAATAAAGCAAATAGAGGATAGTATACAAGAAATGCAAATGGAATTTATTCAAAAGTAGATGGCTTAAGATGTTCAAAATTATTAGAAAAACACTGTATTAGTAGTTGCTTAAAATAGCTTATTCTAGTATATTTTCAATTTATTTAATTACGACAAGTGTTTGCATTTCTCCCTCTCATTATTTTTTTAACCTTATATCTTGGTAGTGGTACTTATTTTTCCTTTATAGGACTTGACAATCCTCTTCATCAAATTTCACCGTTAGTTTGCTTATTACCAGCATTATTTTTTGCTATTCTATTCAATAAAAACAAAATTCAGCATAGCGTTGATACTCTTATAAAAGGTATGGGGAATAAAACTACTCTTACCGTGTGTTTGATTTTTCTCCTTGCTGGGGCATTTTCTACTGTTACTCAATCGCTTGGTAGTATAAATGTTATTGCTAGCTTAACTATTTGCTTTCTTCCAGCACAATTATTACTTCCTGGAATGTTTTTAATTTCTGCGTTTATTGCAAGTGCAATAGGCACATCAATCGGAGTTATTGCACTTATAACACCAATAGCTGTGAATCTAGCACAAAATGGAGCTTTTGATTGTGCGGTGGGCGTTGGAGCTGTGATAGGTGGGTCTATGTTTGGCAGCAACCTTTCAATGATATCTGACACTACTATTGCTGCTACTTCTTCACAAGG is a genomic window of Wolbachia endosymbiont (group B) of Germaria angustata containing:
- a CDS encoding AAA family ATPase, whose amino-acid sequence is MINIDIKKQLTKFFIYITGLPGSGKLSTAIVLSSMINAVIVSGLEYNQTSKEARDRIYNTTHVMFQAIEAYPIDSKNYIFVDELIKNNDYNIRIYNSVVEFSKKMSTKILPIVLRCNPLILQERTISKKQRKNRKVTNINSIKFREEDLFVPQNVIEVENSNMSIKEVAEEIVSQMYKLG
- a CDS encoding cation:dicarboxylate symporter family transporter, translated to MLQLLTLLAVITSVVFFGHLVPMEVKTFLYSISLSIKEILLFIMPFIVFALIFSSVNNLKQSAIKFILLLIITIFLSNLASSLIAYSVGHFITQNTYSIQDITYEETIVPLWSFRIPALLSNFYALACGFVLSILVSTILPKKSKELSNKMLDLTLFILKTFLTPIIPMFVLGLALKMEHDQVLPIIFKDYSIIFIIISSVTYLYVFLLYGAANSFKITSWIASIGNMIPAFITAMSTMSSNIAMPLTLEGSKKNVKQHDIASSVVPITASFHLVGDCFFIIILSMIMTFGGALSATDYVTFLLYFLLFKFAIVAVPAGGIMVMLPVLEKYLKFSPEMLSLITALYIVFDPIITSANVMGNGAFTMMFTKLYDKLK
- the dnaG gene encoding DNA primase, whose product is MDHIDIIKSKLLLSDIVGKKVRLIKRGDSFVGLCPFHNEKTPSFSVSNVKGLYYCFGCSAHGDAFEFISQTEGLSFKEALEKLASVAGVELPKDPNITKESDKLFSTLDLAASWFAQKNRGVMAYLRQRKISLKIIDKFRIGYAPSSGLKEYLNSSGIKDEILIDVGLINKNSRDYFYDRLIFPIHNITGKVIGFGGRALNSEQQPKYLNSPESQLFKKRENLYGLNLALSEIRKKQHIFVVEGYMDVIALHQAGISNTVAPLGTAISAEQIKNLWRFAKEISICMDGDSAGHRAAIRIAELVLSILEPGYTLKFVTLPSDKDPYDICNELEYKTEDVLSAFNRSTELHSEYLWHHIIGSNLQNYEKFAPEKYSILEHKFMEYVNAISNISIRRYYRDYFYNKVSELRRNFKKLIFNSKTTKGEYLYNKSPELIEAEQNQAIILRVAVEFPEILNRPIFFEQFSHFEFTNEMKRLQQCVINMVTSESNFNKEILLQESSIIKLIFEKTSVLNSQLSEKRSAETVWNNIVLRKELNVLQEEKIKARLGGNFDLEERLIEQIKQIEDSIQEMQMEFIQK
- the tsaB gene encoding tRNA (adenosine(37)-N6)-threonylcarbamoyltransferase complex dimerization subunit type 1 TsaB, with translation MSILAINTVGAGSSIAVIDYDGNCFVERNSANNSHAESFFQILNTLFGKHNYSYDKIDHLAVIVGPGSFTGIRVGISTAQGINLATNKPLYGVSALEAQAYAISLLCANSKKNIKAIIEDDQKFYTQLFDFNLLPLSNPAVVSELQPETHCITYMDCSLPKLDASHAGLLVRYRLKNKQKLNGVEALYLNEPQYMKSLPIA
- the ubiG gene encoding bifunctional 2-polyprenyl-6-hydroxyphenol methylase/3-demethylubiquinol 3-O-methyltransferase UbiG, producing MSDVISVASDHAGYELKSEIKAYLETLDYTVIDRGCTAEQKSVDYPDYAAEVVEDITNKKANYGILICGTGLGMSTVANRFEGIYAALCNSVEIAKLAREHGNANILCLGAGFTASGLAKDIVKQFLETEFSKESRHKERLDKLSNINKKKTTKTYNEDEISKFAKIAGEWWDENGKFKPLHMMNPVRVSYIVEKIKELKKCDLKELSLLDVGCGGGILSESMARVGISVAGIDVCEENIKVAQSHVKKVGLNIEYTHTSIEELSNDKKYDVVLLMEVVEHVDNLEFFMKKAIELLKPEGLIFISTINRTIKSFCLAIVGAEYILNWLPKGTHNWNKFLKPSEIANHLRENNVTLQDMTGMEYNVIKREWNLTKGVDVNYILCGNVVI